The Xanthobacter flavus genome includes a window with the following:
- a CDS encoding FAD-dependent monooxygenase — translation MVPDVTVLVVGAGPTGLLLGAELKRRGVDSLVIDAHEAPMTWDRATVVHPRSIEVFDHLGIADALLDAGVKQRFARIHADGAVLGEIDLSLSGSRYAFNIGVSEEVTEQILTDYLVRLGGAVTRGTKLVDLEPHGDGVVAMLENGSESKVVRARWVVGCDGHRSAVRTLAGIAQDGHPIEEPWAVFDATLTDFPHTFEANYAYLDDIPLILTALPGQRWRAYVRPSGPDSDLVADASATLARYLPAARFVDVANPVRFQCFTRVAQHYRSGRLLLAGDAAHTCSPIQGHGMNSGIQDAFNLAWKLALVAQGHCADTLLDSYEAERRPVALRITASGDEADSAQMLKSAADRQARNAVIRDVLSDPEARHHEAVAEAELDVDYAASPIVVGEAGSALSPGQRLPDRVPLGMADGEVLMLDDLVNRTGHTLLLLGGETARVEKVASLFQALCARADPRLYGASFAATVLNQGAGGTDVAHGVAGLPAEDALRMGITGITLLVVRPDGHVGLRADTGHEAALVSYGLKLGVRR, via the coding sequence GTGGTTCCTGATGTAACCGTCCTGGTGGTGGGGGCCGGACCCACCGGGCTGCTGCTGGGTGCCGAACTGAAGCGCCGGGGCGTGGACAGCCTCGTCATCGATGCCCATGAGGCGCCCATGACGTGGGACCGCGCCACCGTGGTGCATCCGCGCTCCATCGAGGTGTTCGACCACCTCGGCATCGCCGACGCCCTGCTCGACGCCGGTGTGAAGCAGCGTTTCGCCCGCATCCATGCGGACGGCGCCGTGCTGGGCGAGATCGACCTCAGCCTGTCCGGCAGCCGCTACGCCTTCAACATCGGCGTTTCCGAGGAGGTGACGGAACAGATCCTCACCGACTATCTCGTCCGGCTCGGCGGCGCGGTCACGCGCGGTACCAAGCTCGTGGATCTGGAGCCGCATGGCGACGGGGTCGTCGCCATGCTCGAGAATGGCAGCGAGTCCAAGGTGGTGCGCGCCCGCTGGGTGGTAGGCTGCGACGGCCATCGCAGCGCCGTGCGCACCCTCGCGGGCATTGCGCAGGATGGCCATCCCATCGAGGAGCCGTGGGCGGTGTTCGACGCCACGCTTACCGATTTCCCGCACACCTTCGAGGCCAATTACGCCTATCTGGACGACATCCCCCTCATCCTCACCGCTCTGCCGGGCCAGCGCTGGCGCGCCTATGTGCGGCCGAGCGGGCCGGACAGCGATCTGGTGGCGGATGCCTCCGCCACGCTTGCCCGCTACCTCCCGGCTGCGCGCTTCGTGGACGTGGCCAATCCCGTCCGCTTCCAGTGCTTTACGCGGGTGGCCCAGCACTACCGCTCGGGTCGCCTGCTGCTGGCGGGCGATGCCGCCCACACCTGCAGCCCCATCCAGGGGCACGGGATGAACAGCGGCATCCAGGATGCCTTCAACCTCGCCTGGAAGCTCGCTTTGGTGGCGCAGGGCCATTGCGCCGACACCCTGCTGGACAGCTACGAGGCGGAGCGCCGGCCGGTGGCCCTGCGCATCACCGCCTCGGGCGACGAGGCCGACAGCGCCCAGATGCTCAAGAGCGCGGCCGACCGGCAGGCCCGCAATGCCGTCATCCGGGACGTCCTGTCCGATCCCGAGGCGCGACACCACGAGGCGGTGGCCGAAGCGGAGCTGGATGTGGACTATGCCGCCTCGCCCATCGTGGTGGGGGAGGCGGGGTCCGCGCTCTCCCCCGGCCAGCGCCTGCCGGATCGTGTCCCGCTGGGGATGGCGGACGGCGAGGTGCTGATGCTGGACGATCTCGTCAACCGCACCGGCCACACTTTGCTCCTGCTCGGCGGCGAGACGGCGCGCGTGGAGAAGGTCGCCTCGCTCTTTCAGGCCCTCTGCGCCCGCGCCGACCCCCGCCTCTATGGCGCCAGCTTCGCCGCGACCGTGCTGAACCAGGGGGCGGGCGGGACCGACGTGGCGCACGGCGTCGCCGGGCTGCCGGCCGAGGATGCCCTTCGGATGGGGATCACCGGCATCACCCTGCTCGTCGTCCGGCCGGACGGCCACGTTGGCCTCCGGGCCGACACCGGCCACGAGGCGGCGCTCGTCTCCTACGGGCTGAAGCTGGGCGTTCGACGGTAA
- the yihA gene encoding ribosome biogenesis GTP-binding protein YihA/YsxC — protein sequence MTESPSPAEADPYLEPGRLLFAGDWQFVSAAPTVDVLPPMQGMEIALAGRSNVGKSSLVNALTGRKALARTSVTPGRTQELIFFRVGPELCLVDMPGYGFAKAPKEKVDAWTRTIKDYLRGRVNLARVFVLIDSRHGIKPVDEEILDLLDKAAVSYAIILTKVDQVKPTALPSVIAGVEEKIRRRPAAYPKIFPTSSNTGQGFPELRAAVAQLLAEQG from the coding sequence ATGACCGAGAGCCCTTCCCCCGCCGAAGCCGATCCCTATCTCGAGCCCGGACGCCTGCTGTTCGCGGGCGACTGGCAGTTCGTCTCGGCCGCGCCCACCGTCGACGTGCTGCCGCCCATGCAGGGCATGGAAATCGCGCTGGCAGGCCGTTCCAACGTGGGCAAGTCGTCCCTCGTCAATGCGCTGACCGGCCGCAAGGCTTTGGCCCGCACCTCGGTGACGCCGGGGCGGACGCAGGAATTGATTTTCTTCCGGGTGGGGCCGGAGCTGTGTCTGGTGGATATGCCGGGCTACGGCTTCGCCAAGGCGCCGAAGGAGAAGGTGGATGCGTGGACGCGCACCATCAAGGACTATCTGCGCGGCCGGGTGAACCTGGCACGCGTGTTCGTGCTCATCGATTCCCGCCACGGCATCAAGCCGGTGGACGAGGAGATCCTTGATCTGCTGGACAAGGCGGCGGTCTCCTACGCCATCATCCTCACCAAGGTGGACCAGGTGAAGCCCACCGCCTTGCCATCGGTCATCGCCGGGGTGGAGGAGAAGATCCGCCGGCGGCCGGCGGCCTATCCGAAGATCTTCCCCACCTCCAGCAACACCGGCCAGGGTTTCCCAGAGCTGCGCGCGGCGGTGGCGCAGCTTCTCGCCGAGCAGGGCTGA